A portion of the Tachysurus fulvidraco isolate hzauxx_2018 chromosome 8, HZAU_PFXX_2.0, whole genome shotgun sequence genome contains these proteins:
- the exoc6 gene encoding exocyst complex component 6 isoform X6, with translation MAETETPECITEHERILQEIESTDTACIGPTLRSVYDDQPNAHKRFMEKLDARIRNHDREIEKMCNFHHQGFVDAITELLKVRADAEKLMGQVTDTNRRLQDAGREVTAQTEEVIRCRIQQRNMAITVEKLQLCIPVLEMYSKLKEQLESKRYYAALKTMEQLENIYIPRVSQYRFCQIMAETLPKLREEIKEISMSDLKDFLESIRKHSDKIGETAMRQAQQHRTFISAVQKQANIGCANPLYSLNGRTLLQHNGLAAEETVDEEETDEEALTVQDLVDFSPVYRCLHIYAVLGDRETFENYYRKQRKKQARLVLQPQSNMHETVEGYRKYFNQIVGFFVVEDHILHATQGLVTRAFTDELWNMALSKIIAVLRTHSSYCNDPDLVLELKNLIVIFADTLQIYGFSVNRLFDLLFEIRDQYNETLLKKWVLVFREIFELDNYSPLPVENEAEYKLVVSRFPFHDAEIEKQPFPKKLPMSQSVPQIYIQVKEFIYASLKFSESLHRSSTEIDDMLRKSTNLLLTRTLSSCLQNLIRKPHIGLTELVQIIINTTHLEQACKYLEDFITNITNVSPETIHTTRLYGLSTFKDARHAAEGEIYTKLNQKIDEFIQLADYEWSMAESDGRASGYLMDLINFLRSTFQVFTHLPGKVAQTACMSACKHLATSMMQMLLDTELKQVSMGAIQQFNLDVIQCELFASSEPVPGFQGDTLQLAFIDLRQLLDLFMVWDWSTYLADYGQPTSKYLRVNPSTALALLEKMKDSSKKNNIFSQFRKNDRDKQKLIETVVKQLRSLVNGMSQHS, from the exons AGAGCTCCTCAAAGTCCGGGCAGACGCAGAGAAGCTGATG GGCCAAGTGACCGACACCAATCGAAGACTTCAAGACGCCGGGCGAGAG GTGACAGCTCAGACAGAAGAGGTGATTCGCTGCAGGATTCAGCAGAGGAACATGGCCATCACAGTCGAGAAACTGCAGCTCTGTATCCctg ttttggaaatGTACAGCAAATTAAAGGAGCAGCTCGAATCCAAAAG ATACTATGCTGCGCTGAAAACCATGGAGCAACTGGAGAACATTTATATTCCCAGAGTGAGCCAGTATCGCTTCTGTCAGATCATGGCTGAGACGCTGCCTAAACTCCGTGAGGAGATCAAGGAGATCTCTATGTCGGACCTGAAAGACTTCCTGGAGAGTATCAGAAAGCACTCGGATAAGATCGGTGAAACAGCAATGAGACAG GCCCAGCAGCACAGGACGTTTATCAGTGCCGTGCAGAAGCAGGCGAACATCGGCTGTGCAAATCCCTTGTACAGCCTCAATGGCAGAACTTTGCTCCAGCACAACGGCCTGGCTGCGGAGGAAACGGTCGATGAAGAGGAGACTGATGAAGAA GCCCTAACAGTGCAGGATCTGGTGGACTTCTCTCCTGTTTACCGCTGCCTTCACATCTACGCTGTTTTG GGTGACAGAGAGACGTTTGAAAATTATTACCGAAAGCAGAGGAAAAAACAAGCAAGGCTGGTGCTGCAACCTCAATCGAACATG CATGAAACAGTGGAGGGCTACAGAAAGTACTTTAACCAGATTGTTGG TTTTTTTGTAGTGGAAGACCACATATTACACGCCACGCAAGGGTTAGTCACCCGAGCGTTCACAGACGAGCTGTGGAACATGGCCTTGTCCAAAATCATTGCTGTTCTCCGCACGCACTCT TCTTACTGCAACGATCCTGACCTGGTCCTGGAACTGAAGAACCTGATTGTTATATTTGCAGACACATTGCAG ATTTATGGCTTCTCTGTGAACAGACTCTTCGACCTGTTGTTTGAGATTAGAGACCAGTACAATGAAACGCTGCTGAAGAAGTGGGTGCTGGTGTTCAG AGAAATATTTGAGTTGGACAATTACAGCCCCCTCCCTGTAGAAAACGAAGCGGAGTACAAGCTGGTGGTCAGTAGATTCCCCTTCCATGATGCTGAGATTGAAAAG CAACCATTTCCAAAGAAGCTGCCAATGTCTCAGTCAGTGCCTCAGATCTATATTCAGGTCAAGGAGTTCATCTATGCCAGTTTAAAGTTCTCCGAGTCACTACATCGCAG CTCTACTGAGATCGACGACATGCTGCGTAAATCCACCAACCTGCTGCTGACAAGGACACTGAGCAGCTGCTTACAGAACCTCATCAGAAAGCCACACATAGGACTCACTGAG TTGGTTCAGATCATTATCAATACCACCCACTTGGAGCAAGCATGTAAATACCTGGAAGATTTCATCACCAACATTACCAACGTCTCTCCAGAAACCATCCACACCACAAGGCTCTACGGCCTCTCCACATTTAAG GATGCCAGACACGCAGCAGAAGGTGAGATCTACACCAAGCTTAACCAGAAGATTGACGAGTTCATCCAACTGGCAGACTACGAGTGGAGTATGGCTGAGTCCGACGGCAGGGCCAGCGGCTACCTAATGGACCTCATTAACTTCCTGCGTAGCACCTTCCAGGTCTTCACACACCTGCCG gggAAAGTGGCTCAGACAGCCTGCATGTCAGCCTGCAAGCACCTTGCCACCTCCATGATGCAGATGCTCCTGGACACAGAACTCAAGCAGGTCAGCATGGGGGCCATCCAGCAGTTCAACCTGGATGTCATCCAGTGTGAGC TATTTGCCAGTTCAGAGCCTGTGCCGGGATTCCAGGGCGACACACTACAGCTGGCCTTCATTGACCTTCGACAG cTGTTGGACTTGTTCATGGTTTGGGATTGGTCCACTTACCTAGCAGACTACGGACAGCCCACCTCGAAGTATCTGCGGGTCAACCCGTCCACTGCGCTTGCACTCTTGGAGAA GATGAAGGACTCAAGCAAAAAGAACAATATATTTTCCCAGTTCCGAAAGAATGACCGCGACAAGCAGAAGCTGATCGAGACGGTGGTGAAGCAGCTGAGGAGTTTGGTGAATGGCATGTCTCAGCACTCCTAG
- the exoc6 gene encoding exocyst complex component 6 isoform X3, translating to MAETETPECITEHERILQEIESTDTACIGPTLRSVYDDQPNAHKRFMEKLDARIRNHDREIEKMCNFHHQGFVDAITELLKVRADAEKLMGQVTDTNRRLQDAGREVTAQTEEVIRCRIQQRNMAITVEKLQLCIPVLEMYSKLKEQLESKRYYAALKTMEQLENIYIPRVSQYRFCQIMAETLPKLREEIKEISMSDLKDFLESIRKHSDKIGETAMRQAQQHRTFISAVQKQANIGCANPLYSLNGRTLLQHNGLAAEETVDEEETDEEALTVQDLVDFSPVYRCLHIYAVLGDRETFENYYRKQRKKQARLVLQPQSNMHETVEGYRKYFNQIVGFFVVEDHILHATQGLVTRAFTDELWNMALSKIIAVLRTHSSYCNDPDLVLELKNLIVIFADTLQIYGFSVNRLFDLLFEIRDQYNETLLKKWVLVFREIFELDNYSPLPVENEAEYKLVVSRFPFHDAEIEKQPFPKKLPMSQSVPQIYIQVKEFIYASLKFSESLHRSSTEIDDMLRKSTNLLLTRTLSSCLQNLIRKPHIGLTELVQIIINTTHLEQACKYLEDFITNITNVSPETIHTTRLYGLSTFKDARHAAEGEIYTKLNQKIDEFIQLADYEWSMAESDGRASGYLMDLINFLRSTFQVFTHLPNNTNDHAAMSGKVAQTACMSACKHLATSMMQMLLDTELKQVSMGAIQQFNLDVIQCELFASSEPVPGFQGDTLQLAFIDLRQLLDLFMVWDWSTYLADYGQPTSKYLRVNPSTALALLEKVNRGMKDSSKKNNIFSQFRKNDRDKQKLIETVVKQLRSLVNGMSQHS from the exons AGAGCTCCTCAAAGTCCGGGCAGACGCAGAGAAGCTGATG GGCCAAGTGACCGACACCAATCGAAGACTTCAAGACGCCGGGCGAGAG GTGACAGCTCAGACAGAAGAGGTGATTCGCTGCAGGATTCAGCAGAGGAACATGGCCATCACAGTCGAGAAACTGCAGCTCTGTATCCctg ttttggaaatGTACAGCAAATTAAAGGAGCAGCTCGAATCCAAAAG ATACTATGCTGCGCTGAAAACCATGGAGCAACTGGAGAACATTTATATTCCCAGAGTGAGCCAGTATCGCTTCTGTCAGATCATGGCTGAGACGCTGCCTAAACTCCGTGAGGAGATCAAGGAGATCTCTATGTCGGACCTGAAAGACTTCCTGGAGAGTATCAGAAAGCACTCGGATAAGATCGGTGAAACAGCAATGAGACAG GCCCAGCAGCACAGGACGTTTATCAGTGCCGTGCAGAAGCAGGCGAACATCGGCTGTGCAAATCCCTTGTACAGCCTCAATGGCAGAACTTTGCTCCAGCACAACGGCCTGGCTGCGGAGGAAACGGTCGATGAAGAGGAGACTGATGAAGAA GCCCTAACAGTGCAGGATCTGGTGGACTTCTCTCCTGTTTACCGCTGCCTTCACATCTACGCTGTTTTG GGTGACAGAGAGACGTTTGAAAATTATTACCGAAAGCAGAGGAAAAAACAAGCAAGGCTGGTGCTGCAACCTCAATCGAACATG CATGAAACAGTGGAGGGCTACAGAAAGTACTTTAACCAGATTGTTGG TTTTTTTGTAGTGGAAGACCACATATTACACGCCACGCAAGGGTTAGTCACCCGAGCGTTCACAGACGAGCTGTGGAACATGGCCTTGTCCAAAATCATTGCTGTTCTCCGCACGCACTCT TCTTACTGCAACGATCCTGACCTGGTCCTGGAACTGAAGAACCTGATTGTTATATTTGCAGACACATTGCAG ATTTATGGCTTCTCTGTGAACAGACTCTTCGACCTGTTGTTTGAGATTAGAGACCAGTACAATGAAACGCTGCTGAAGAAGTGGGTGCTGGTGTTCAG AGAAATATTTGAGTTGGACAATTACAGCCCCCTCCCTGTAGAAAACGAAGCGGAGTACAAGCTGGTGGTCAGTAGATTCCCCTTCCATGATGCTGAGATTGAAAAG CAACCATTTCCAAAGAAGCTGCCAATGTCTCAGTCAGTGCCTCAGATCTATATTCAGGTCAAGGAGTTCATCTATGCCAGTTTAAAGTTCTCCGAGTCACTACATCGCAG CTCTACTGAGATCGACGACATGCTGCGTAAATCCACCAACCTGCTGCTGACAAGGACACTGAGCAGCTGCTTACAGAACCTCATCAGAAAGCCACACATAGGACTCACTGAG TTGGTTCAGATCATTATCAATACCACCCACTTGGAGCAAGCATGTAAATACCTGGAAGATTTCATCACCAACATTACCAACGTCTCTCCAGAAACCATCCACACCACAAGGCTCTACGGCCTCTCCACATTTAAG GATGCCAGACACGCAGCAGAAGGTGAGATCTACACCAAGCTTAACCAGAAGATTGACGAGTTCATCCAACTGGCAGACTACGAGTGGAGTATGGCTGAGTCCGACGGCAGGGCCAGCGGCTACCTAATGGACCTCATTAACTTCCTGCGTAGCACCTTCCAGGTCTTCACACACCTGCCG AATAACACCAATGATCATGCTGCAATGTCG gggAAAGTGGCTCAGACAGCCTGCATGTCAGCCTGCAAGCACCTTGCCACCTCCATGATGCAGATGCTCCTGGACACAGAACTCAAGCAGGTCAGCATGGGGGCCATCCAGCAGTTCAACCTGGATGTCATCCAGTGTGAGC TATTTGCCAGTTCAGAGCCTGTGCCGGGATTCCAGGGCGACACACTACAGCTGGCCTTCATTGACCTTCGACAG cTGTTGGACTTGTTCATGGTTTGGGATTGGTCCACTTACCTAGCAGACTACGGACAGCCCACCTCGAAGTATCTGCGGGTCAACCCGTCCACTGCGCTTGCACTCTTGGAGAA AGTCAACCGAGG GATGAAGGACTCAAGCAAAAAGAACAATATATTTTCCCAGTTCCGAAAGAATGACCGCGACAAGCAGAAGCTGATCGAGACGGTGGTGAAGCAGCTGAGGAGTTTGGTGAATGGCATGTCTCAGCACTCCTAG
- the exoc6 gene encoding exocyst complex component 6 isoform X7 — translation MAETETPECITEHERILQEIESTDTACIGPTLRSVYDDQPNAHKRFMEKLDARIRNHDREIEKMCNFHHQGFVDAITELLKVRADAEKLMGQVTDTNRRLQDAGREVTAQTEEVIRCRIQQRNMAITVEKLQLCIPVLEMYSKLKEQLESKRYYAALKTMEQLENIYIPRVSQYRFCQIMAETLPKLREEIKEISMSDLKDFLESIRKHSDKIGETAMRQAQQHRTFISAVQKQANIGCANPLYSLNGRTLLQHNGLAAEETVDEEETDEEALTVQDLVDFSPVYRCLHIYAVLGDRETFENYYRKQRKKQARLVLQPQSNMHETVEGYRKYFNQIVGFFVVEDHILHATQGLVTRAFTDELWNMALSKIIAVLRTHSSYCNDPDLVLELKNLIVIFADTLQIYGFSVNRLFDLLFEIRDQYNETLLKKWVLVFREIFELDNYSPLPVENEAEYKLVVSRFPFHDAEIEKQPFPKKLPMSQSVPQIYIQVKEFIYASLKFSESLHRSSTEIDDMLRKSTNLLLTRTLSSCLQNLIRKPHIGLTELVQIIINTTHLEQACKYLEDFITNITNVSPETIHTTRLYGLSTFKDARHAAEGEIYTKLNQKIDEFIQLADYEWSMAESDGRASGYLMDLINFLRSTFQVFTHLPGKVAQTACMSACKHLATSMMQMLLDTELKQVSMGAIQQFNLDVIQCELFASSEPVPGFQGDTLQLAFIDLRQLLDLFMVWDWSTYLADYGQPTSKYLRVNPSTALALLEKVNRGMKDSSKKNNIFSQFRKNDRDKQKLIETVVKQLRSLVNGMSQHS, via the exons AGAGCTCCTCAAAGTCCGGGCAGACGCAGAGAAGCTGATG GGCCAAGTGACCGACACCAATCGAAGACTTCAAGACGCCGGGCGAGAG GTGACAGCTCAGACAGAAGAGGTGATTCGCTGCAGGATTCAGCAGAGGAACATGGCCATCACAGTCGAGAAACTGCAGCTCTGTATCCctg ttttggaaatGTACAGCAAATTAAAGGAGCAGCTCGAATCCAAAAG ATACTATGCTGCGCTGAAAACCATGGAGCAACTGGAGAACATTTATATTCCCAGAGTGAGCCAGTATCGCTTCTGTCAGATCATGGCTGAGACGCTGCCTAAACTCCGTGAGGAGATCAAGGAGATCTCTATGTCGGACCTGAAAGACTTCCTGGAGAGTATCAGAAAGCACTCGGATAAGATCGGTGAAACAGCAATGAGACAG GCCCAGCAGCACAGGACGTTTATCAGTGCCGTGCAGAAGCAGGCGAACATCGGCTGTGCAAATCCCTTGTACAGCCTCAATGGCAGAACTTTGCTCCAGCACAACGGCCTGGCTGCGGAGGAAACGGTCGATGAAGAGGAGACTGATGAAGAA GCCCTAACAGTGCAGGATCTGGTGGACTTCTCTCCTGTTTACCGCTGCCTTCACATCTACGCTGTTTTG GGTGACAGAGAGACGTTTGAAAATTATTACCGAAAGCAGAGGAAAAAACAAGCAAGGCTGGTGCTGCAACCTCAATCGAACATG CATGAAACAGTGGAGGGCTACAGAAAGTACTTTAACCAGATTGTTGG TTTTTTTGTAGTGGAAGACCACATATTACACGCCACGCAAGGGTTAGTCACCCGAGCGTTCACAGACGAGCTGTGGAACATGGCCTTGTCCAAAATCATTGCTGTTCTCCGCACGCACTCT TCTTACTGCAACGATCCTGACCTGGTCCTGGAACTGAAGAACCTGATTGTTATATTTGCAGACACATTGCAG ATTTATGGCTTCTCTGTGAACAGACTCTTCGACCTGTTGTTTGAGATTAGAGACCAGTACAATGAAACGCTGCTGAAGAAGTGGGTGCTGGTGTTCAG AGAAATATTTGAGTTGGACAATTACAGCCCCCTCCCTGTAGAAAACGAAGCGGAGTACAAGCTGGTGGTCAGTAGATTCCCCTTCCATGATGCTGAGATTGAAAAG CAACCATTTCCAAAGAAGCTGCCAATGTCTCAGTCAGTGCCTCAGATCTATATTCAGGTCAAGGAGTTCATCTATGCCAGTTTAAAGTTCTCCGAGTCACTACATCGCAG CTCTACTGAGATCGACGACATGCTGCGTAAATCCACCAACCTGCTGCTGACAAGGACACTGAGCAGCTGCTTACAGAACCTCATCAGAAAGCCACACATAGGACTCACTGAG TTGGTTCAGATCATTATCAATACCACCCACTTGGAGCAAGCATGTAAATACCTGGAAGATTTCATCACCAACATTACCAACGTCTCTCCAGAAACCATCCACACCACAAGGCTCTACGGCCTCTCCACATTTAAG GATGCCAGACACGCAGCAGAAGGTGAGATCTACACCAAGCTTAACCAGAAGATTGACGAGTTCATCCAACTGGCAGACTACGAGTGGAGTATGGCTGAGTCCGACGGCAGGGCCAGCGGCTACCTAATGGACCTCATTAACTTCCTGCGTAGCACCTTCCAGGTCTTCACACACCTGCCG gggAAAGTGGCTCAGACAGCCTGCATGTCAGCCTGCAAGCACCTTGCCACCTCCATGATGCAGATGCTCCTGGACACAGAACTCAAGCAGGTCAGCATGGGGGCCATCCAGCAGTTCAACCTGGATGTCATCCAGTGTGAGC TATTTGCCAGTTCAGAGCCTGTGCCGGGATTCCAGGGCGACACACTACAGCTGGCCTTCATTGACCTTCGACAG cTGTTGGACTTGTTCATGGTTTGGGATTGGTCCACTTACCTAGCAGACTACGGACAGCCCACCTCGAAGTATCTGCGGGTCAACCCGTCCACTGCGCTTGCACTCTTGGAGAA AGTCAACCGAGG GATGAAGGACTCAAGCAAAAAGAACAATATATTTTCCCAGTTCCGAAAGAATGACCGCGACAAGCAGAAGCTGATCGAGACGGTGGTGAAGCAGCTGAGGAGTTTGGTGAATGGCATGTCTCAGCACTCCTAG